The DNA region CAGGGCGCATTATGGCGATTTTTAATCATCTATGTTACTTCTGCACTCTTTCTCATGAGTATTATTGCTATCTTGTACTACAACAATGAAACCAATAAGCTTCATGAAAAACGTTCAATGGAAATTAAAACCGTTGTGATGAGTTACGAAAAAGAGTTGATGCAAGCGGAGATGGATAAAGTGCCGTATCTGTTTCATCCACCCAAAGAATTTTTCACGGTTGCTTTGTTAAAAGAGGATAAACAGACTCTTTTTTCAAGCTTTAAAACTCCGTTGCTTGATTTAAATACAACACCCTATGCTGTTCATCAATTAGCAACTCCCATTAATGGCGTAGCTTACATTGTTGTTGATGAAGACATGAGCGAACGAGAGATACTCAGGCTTAAATTTATTATTTTGTTTACGATGGTTATATCTGCGCTCTTTGTGGGTGTTGAAGGTTACTTTTTAAGCCGTTTGTTGCTTAAGCCAGTTCACTTGCGCATTGAAAAGCTCAATCATTTCATTAAAGACAGTTCTCATGAACTAAACACGCCCGTTGCCGCTTTAATGATGAGCGTTTCAAACTTGAAGCAAAGCTCTTTTAAAGATATACGTGTTATCAACCATATTTCCATTAGCACAAAACTCATTTCTCAAATTTACAATAGCCTGAGTTATATTGCGTTTCATGATATTGATGAAGTGTTTGAAGAGTCATTTGA from Sulfurospirillum diekertiae includes:
- a CDS encoding sensor histidine kinase produces the protein MNKEEQGALWRFLIIYVTSALFLMSIIAILYYNNETNKLHEKRSMEIKTVVMSYEKELMQAEMDKVPYLFHPPKEFFTVALLKEDKQTLFSSFKTPLLDLNTTPYAVHQLATPINGVAYIVVDEDMSEREILRLKFIILFTMVISALFVGVEGYFLSRLLLKPVHLRIEKLNHFIKDSSHELNTPVAALMMSVSNLKQSSFKDIRVINHISISTKLISQIYNSLSYIAFHDIDEVFEESFDLALLIQESVGFFNEIASTKDNIITAQLQTTFVYMDKSRIQKVIHNLLSNAIKYSYPQTAICVELSEHLLTVKNEGIGIHKENQKSIFKRFERRSNAVGGFGIGLDIVNSVCKRYDIKVWVESIPNKETTFFLHFPITHIGVKD